DNA sequence from the Pichia kudriavzevii chromosome 4, complete sequence genome:
ATATCAGTATATTAGTGTAAATGATTAATTAGAAGCTCGGAAATAAGAGCCAATGATTCGATGCGAGACAATGAAATGTCAAAGTGAGCTATATAAGCTAAAAATAGGTTTTTATTCGATGTCCATACTGAGGCGTATTACAAAGTTACAGTTTTTCGATTCTTAACCTTTACATATCACAATCTTTGGAGATAGCTGGTAACACGTTCACCTGAGTTACCATTCTGAAGTTAGAATTTGCATATGTATCATGGGTCCAACCGAACGAGAAATTAAATTACTCTCCTTGAAAGGTATACTAAAGCTTCGAGCGGAATATGTCTCGGAAGTGAGTAAAATTGAAGACTTAGTCAAGGAACTCAAGATCAAGAGTGAGAACCACGAAATAAAAGAGCAAGAATATACTGATGCCGTCATTATATTGAAAGAGACAAAAGAGCTTATACCTTTAGCTACAGAAAAGGTGAAAGAAATGGCGGAAGATTTGCGAAGTATCGTCAATGGTGATCATACAGAAGCATTGGATCGGTTATTGTCAGAAGCAGACGAGGTCTGCAGTTTATAGAATCACTCAATGTAAAATACTGTAtactttttgtttatatatttGTGCGTGCAACTACATAATAGATAATTAATAATGCCAATGAGTTTAGTTTGAGATGgttttcttgttgtttgCTTCCCACTCTTTCAGTGCTTCCTCCCATTCTGTTTCCTCATCCAGAGGTTTCCCTTGCTTCTTATAGTACTCTAGTAGTTCCTTGTGCTTTTCCTCCTCTAGGGCATCCCAgctttccttttcatcGATCCATCTTTCTTGtatatcaatatcttccaTGAATCCCATACCTCCTTGTCGCACAGCATCGGTCCAGATGGAATCACCTCCAAGCTCATTAGACCCAAAACAATAGCCGTTTGCTTTATCTATCAGGGATAACAGATTAATCATGGAGgttttatcttcaatagATAAAACGTTAAACGATAGAAGtccaaaatcttcaatcaattccACAATCGCTTCAGTTAGCCTagaatattttttattgaaCCATCTATGCGATCTTTGGTTGTTCTCTGTTTCAACATATGGTAAAAGGTAATGTAAGTCTTCAACCTCGGTGTAGTATTGTAATTTAAAAGGCAACCCACCTTGGAAGGTGTCCTCTTCACattgtttttctctatttcgTTCACTCTCCTCTTTTTCCTCGTCATTTAATGACAATTCTCTCTTCGCTTGCTCCATCTTGCTGATTTTATCACTGTCGACATAACCCTTCAACAGatcaattttggaaatgacATTTATTTGGGGCAAATCCAGTTGCAGCATCGATCTTAAAGTTAATAAAAGAGACGAAATCCAATGTGATGGGATTGTCAAGTTCATAGAATCAACTAATGACACGACGACTAACCTAAAAtccaattctttgattaaTTTTAAGAATATTTCCTTGAATACAGGTGAATTTGTAAATAACTCTGTTTGACCGGGACTATCAAATATCACATAAGTTGAATTGCCATCTCTGCTCAACTTGATTAATTCACGTATTctgtcaatgaaaaaatcaatacttTCTTGGAAAACTTCCAAAGCATGCATCAAACCACCATTCGGTCCCAACCTTAGCTCTTCATCATTCATGATTTCCTCTAGAGTAATGACATCCCGTATGTCTAAAGTACAGTCATATGGAAGTCTATCATTGGCAGGATCGAGATTAATTATTAACGAGTTCCTGCCAATggaattgagaaattggTTCATACCATTACAAAAGGTGGATTTTCCTGCACCAGGAGGCCCAATCACAATCTGACCGTATGGAGCCATTGTTATCAGTGTAAGATCTTGATCTGTGTTAACAAAAAATAGCTGGTGTAGAATATTTAAATGCTTTTTTGtagtaataaaaaaaatcccATATTTACGAAAGGTTAATGTAGGGggcaaaaataaaaaagtagatagaaaaaaatcattttaGTGAAGTGCTTTTGTAATCTGTGTGCTTTTCCCTGGCTGTTAGACAAGCAGCTAAATAGTCCCAATACGTACAACCATTATTGCGCTTCACttaaaatggaaaaagaaCTCTCTGTGATTGATGGGATTCTAGCAAATCTTGCGGGGATCCAGTCATTTTATGAGTTTGAGTATACACATCTCAGtacatttcttcaaatgttgaatcattttcaatctgAATCCTTAACTACCAAAGAATTATCAAAGGCCAACGAAGtcttcaaaaataaaagtggTGCTGAAATCTCAGAATTTAAAGTGAAACTCCAAGGTGTTGAGAAGAAGATCAGGCAAATTAAGAATGAGATATCGTCAAGAACTGaatcaagaaagaaactAATCGATTTATTTAATGCTTTAAAATCTGTCGATTTTTGTGATACCAGCTCCTCCTCAGCTCATCTTGTACAGCCTGATAACTTTGACCAGGTAGCAGATGGTGGAATCTCACTTCCAATAATGGAGATTAGAgaagatttgaatgatgatggtgaagtTATTGGTAGCGAGGTTAAACCATATCAATCACACGAGAATCAGCTCAAAAAACTTTTGGAGTCTAAAGTAGACTTTAAAACTGGCAATTCAGCCTATGAGAAAGATGGTTCCAACCAAACcaaggaagaagaacataaaattgaggaaattgttgatgaagatgggGTGGTTGTCAAAAGTTCGTTTAGGTTTTTAGGTAAGAAAGATGGCAAGCCTAAAAAACCAGAAAACACGGTTTCCGAAAAAGAGACAAAGGGGGAATTAGAAAGCAATACAAAAAATCTGGAGACAGATGTTACTTCTTCTAATTCAAAGTTAACTGAAAATCATCAGAGAAACTATCGTCCTTTTATGATTCGAGAAGAAATCGATGAAGACGGAAATATTATTAATAGTTCTATGTCTCAAATtcctgaaattgaagataaaaatagTGATGAAATTAAGAGAACTGAAAGTAATGAAGAAGTAAATGAGGACCAATTGGCCGAACTTTTCGAAGATATGGGTTTGGAAGTTCCCAGtgagaagaaggaagagaagattgaagagaagattgaagaactGAATGAAGAGACATCAAATGAAGCAGCtgatatcaataacaaCGTTGAAGAGAACCATGCGGACACTGGAATACCCAGTATACCACAAGAATTAGCTATTCAACCTAATGAGTTGTATACCTTAGAAATGATTGCCGATCAGTTGAATCAAACTGAATGTGAAGACGAAAATGACGTTGTAGAAGATGGAAAAGATTTTgtcaatgatgataatgttGAGGATTTTGAATGgccaaaaataaatgatgtagaagacgatgatgaGGTTGACATGGATTCcgaagaaattcaaaaacgTACATTGTCTAATATGTTTGGCTCTAGAGGGCAGAATCTATTTACACAAAAACTAATGGATTTGAGAAGAACTCAATCTGGaaacaattcttcaaatatcgAAACCAACAGTGAGACAGTTAATCAGGTAACTTCTTCCAGCAATGTGgtaaaaccaaaaaaatccaCAAAAAAGTCAGTTAAATTTAACTCCGAAATAGATGTAAAGAATGTTCCTGATATTTGGGATGATATTAGAAAATCTAATGCGGATAACGAACTATTAGATAAAGAGAGGAAAaatgtttctcttttcaaaCGTTCAGTCTCGGAAAAGGCGGAATTAGTAGAGAATGAGCATattgcaaaagaaaatactcGGGTGATtgagaagaaattaaaagaaaacattcCTGTGATTTCAGATATAGTCGAAAGACCAATTGTAGAAACTACGctcaaaacaaacaaatcaaacGGGATCTTCAAGATGTTTGATTCAACTTCGGTAAGAAAACAGGTTGATCATCAAATGCctgatgttattgaaaagCAAAATCTAACTAAATTAGCTGGTAAGAAATCACCTTCTAGGTTTAAATTGGCTAGAGTGGCTGAAATGGGAAAGAAGTATCAAAGGACACATGTTCCAGTTGAGGGTCGTAAAAGTTTGTCTGATGCTACTAAAGAAAGTTTGACCCATGATGGCAAGCATAAAGATAGTGAAAAACTTAGAGATGAAGATAAAGACAATGCAATACGTACACCAAATGCTGTACTTAAAAAGAACTTAAATTCATTGACTGTTcaggaaaacaaaagttctGGTAGCGTACAAATTCAAGTCCCAAAAGACACCAATCCACTACTTGCAAACCCCAGCttagatgatgaagattacGAAGTTGTTAGAAATGAAGCAACAGAAACattatttgatgatgatgatgacatgattgaagaagaatttgttGCCTCAGACAGAACAATTGCTGAGAAATACATTGCTGAGACTGCTAAGCAAGATGCAGTTTTAGATCTGGGAGAATCCGATAAGGAGTCGACATTTTTTCCTGAGTACaaaaataaggaaaaaaatatgaacGGTGGCAATACTGGGCAGAAAGTGGTTGAATCAACCCTTGACTACAAAAGTTTATCTGAAGACTTGGATACTATGGCAAAGGCTTACGTCTTGGGACtatatgatgatgatttggaaacCCAGGGACAAGTGATTGAAGAGTTAAAAGATTTTGAGCGCCATAATGAAATCGTTGAACAGCGTAGTGAGAGCAAACTACATGGGCGTGTCCAAGAGATAAACAAGAATGTTGAAGGCTATAACGAAAAACTAAAAGGGATAGCGGAAAATGATGATACAATGGTCGTTAATGAtatagttgaaaatgatatgaAAGAAGTATTGGAAACTAATGCTATACCTGATGATGATCTCGACATTGAATTAAATGATGAAACAATGGCTACACAAGTTGCATTGGACTATACTAAGATGAGAGCAAGCATGATACATAAATACAAAGGTGGCTTTAAGGAGACTgataaggaaaaggaaTTTGTTCGGCCAGAGGGAAGTGAACGTGTATCACGGTTTAAAGCTGCAAGGTTAGGTATTTGATATTTACTTCCTGAAATGATATAAAAAATGATAAGCACATATCTATTATAGACTAAAAACAGCAAAGACAAAATTGGGTGAGCAATCATGACCCATTAAGGATTCATAACCTTTAATGTACTAGACTCCTGGTATCCTGTTAACATGAATGGACTTATGCCCAcattttgtaaatattgGCTCGATGATATTCTAGCCTTTTCTTTGCTCAAAGGTCTGTCGATCAAACCCTTATATGCCTTACTCTTTCTGGTGAAAACATCAGTATCTGTAGGTATCTCAATTGACTTTTTCTTGGGCGAAGGAGGAGTATCAGAGAAACTCTCACGACAGTCAAAATATGGAGTTTCTGGGGGTGTCGGGTATTGACTTTTCATAAGAATTTCATGCTTGGGAACACGAGGAGGAACGGAGGTATCTGTTATAACTGAGTTTTTATTTGAGCTATAATCACGTATTTGGAATTGATCGATTCTTCTACTCGGTGTT
Encoded proteins:
- a CDS encoding uncharacterized protein (PKUD0D03180; similar to Saccharomyces cerevisiae YOR262W; ancestral locus Anc_8.712) — its product is MAPYGQIVIGPPGAGKSTFCNGMNQFLNSIGRNSLIINLDPANDRLPYDCTLDIRDVITLEEIMNDEELRLGPNGGLMHALEVFQESIDFFIDRIRELIKLSRDGNSTYVIFDSPGQTELFTNSPVFKEIFLKLIKELDFRLVVVSLVDSMNLTIPSHWISSLLLTLRSMLQLDLPQINVISKIDLLKGYVDSDKISKMEQAKRELSLNDEEKEESERNREKQCEEDTFQGGLPFKLQYYTEVEDLHYLLPYVETENNQRSHRWFNKKYSRLTEAIVELIEDFGLLSFNVLSIEDKTSMINLLSLIDKANGYCFGSNELGGDSIWTDAVRQGGMGFMEDIDIQERWIDEKESWDALEEEKHKELLEYYKKQGKPLDEETEWEEALKEWEANNKKTISN
- a CDS encoding uncharacterized protein (PKUD0D03190; similar to Saccharomyces cerevisiae YFL023W (BUD27); ancestral locus Anc_8.48); its protein translation is MEKELSVIDGILANLAGIQSFYEFEYTHLSTFLQMLNHFQSESLTTKELSKANEVFKNKSGAEISEFKVKLQGVEKKIRQIKNEISSRTESRKKLIDLFNALKSVDFCDTSSSSAHLVQPDNFDQVADGGISLPIMEIREDLNDDGEVIGSEVKPYQSHENQLKKLLESKVDFKTGNSAYEKDGSNQTKEEEHKIEEIVDEDGVVVKSSFRFLGKKDGKPKKPENTVSEKETKGELESNTKNLETDVTSSNSKLTENHQRNYRPFMIREEIDEDGNIINSSMSQIPEIEDKNSDEIKRTESNEEVNEDQLAELFEDMGLEVPSEKKEEKIEEKIEELNEETSNEAADINNNVEENHADTGIPSIPQELAIQPNELYTLEMIADQLNQTECEDENDVVEDGKDFVNDDNVEDFEWPKINDVEDDDEVDMDSEEIQKRTLSNMFGSRGQNLFTQKLMDLRRTQSGNNSSNIETNSETVNQVTSSSNVVKPKKSTKKSVKFNSEIDVKNVPDIWDDIRKSNADNELLDKERKNVSLFKRSVSEKAELVENEHIAKENTRVIEKKLKENIPVISDIVERPIVETTLKTNKSNGIFKMFDSTSVRKQVDHQMPDVIEKQNLTKLAGKKSPSRFKLARVAEMGKKYQRTHVPVEGRKSLSDATKESLTHDGKHKDSEKLRDEDKDNAIRTPNAVLKKNLNSLTVQENKSSGSVQIQVPKDTNPLLANPSLDDEDYEVVRNEATETLFDDDDDMIEEEFVASDRTIAEKYIAETAKQDAVLDLGESDKESTFFPEYKNKEKNMNGGNTGQKVVESTLDYKSLSEDLDTMAKAYVLGLYDDDLETQGQVIEELKDFERHNEIVEQRSESKLHGRVQEINKNVEGYNEKLKGIAENDDTMVVNDIVENDMKEVLETNAIPDDDLDIELNDETMATQVALDYTKMRASMIHKYKGGFKETDKEKEFVRPEGSERVSRFKAARLGI
- a CDS encoding uncharacterized protein (PKUD0D03170; similar to Saccharomyces cerevisiae YOR265W (RBL2); ancestral locus Anc_8.714); this translates as MGPTEREIKLLSLKGILKLRAEYVSEVSKIEDLVKELKIKSENHEIKEQEYTDAVIILKETKELIPLATEKVKEMAEDLRSIVNGDHTEALDRLLSEADEVCSL